A single window of Nocardia higoensis DNA harbors:
- a CDS encoding alpha/beta hydrolase — MPDSRAFRPARIRVHRTSEWEVRPTFVLVHGAHGNSSTWSALLRELALLGHRGLAVDLPGHGLDAGFPLSYQAPQDIEAFITQPSPLASITLADNVTHVVDTVRRVGRFGPVILVGTSGGGATISGVGNSVPHLLAGIVYISAWCCVELPSIAAYLEILGHHDVAATMVNWRSADPDQLAALKHGLMADATDDQFLACLNLLEPAESPQVITADSRVRAATWGRIPRTYIRLSQDRAIPPDMQDRMIAEADALTPQNPFVVHTVEASHLGACLHAAEIAAILDTLSGSEP; from the coding sequence ATGCCCGACTCCAGAGCATTTCGACCGGCTCGTATCCGCGTCCACCGCACATCCGAATGGGAGGTTCGGCCGACGTTCGTGCTCGTCCACGGCGCGCACGGCAACTCTTCGACGTGGTCTGCGTTGCTGCGGGAACTCGCACTACTCGGGCACCGTGGACTGGCCGTCGATCTGCCCGGCCACGGCCTCGACGCCGGTTTTCCGCTCTCGTATCAAGCACCTCAGGATATCGAAGCCTTCATCACACAACCGTCACCATTGGCGTCGATTACGTTGGCAGACAATGTCACCCACGTCGTGGACACGGTACGCCGAGTCGGCCGGTTCGGGCCGGTGATCTTGGTGGGCACCAGCGGCGGTGGCGCGACGATCAGCGGTGTCGGCAACTCGGTGCCGCACCTGCTGGCCGGAATCGTGTACATCTCCGCGTGGTGCTGTGTCGAACTTCCCAGCATCGCCGCCTATTTGGAAATACTCGGGCATCACGACGTCGCAGCGACGATGGTCAATTGGCGCTCTGCCGACCCGGACCAGCTGGCCGCGTTGAAGCATGGCCTGATGGCAGATGCCACCGACGATCAGTTCCTCGCCTGTCTCAACTTGCTCGAGCCGGCCGAATCACCCCAGGTCATCACCGCCGACAGCCGTGTGCGAGCTGCGACCTGGGGTCGGATTCCACGCACCTACATCCGCCTGTCCCAGGACCGAGCCATCCCGCCCGACATGCAAGACCGCATGATCGCCGAAGCCGATGCCCTCACCCCGCAGAACCCCTTCGTGGTCCATACCGTCGAAGCCAGCCATTTGGGCGCGTGCCTACACGCTGCTGAAATCGCCGCGATCCTGGACACCCTTTCAGGTTCGGAACCGTGA
- a CDS encoding FAD-dependent oxidoreductase, whose product MEARENAAHHRAETPGRRATVVGAGIAGLATALRLHRQGWDVVVVERAPARRSSGYLVNLHGPGYDAAERLGIVPALTPRDIGFFTSVLVHADGREKFRIPAAVAEAAVGNRALSLFRGDLESALYGAVADHVDIRFGTTVQALAQTSGEVVATLSDGTRLRSELLVGADGVHSRVRELVFGAEPEYFVDLGHMVGAFPLPTVPEHVPENVGTTFIGPGRTAAVMNLGPQRSSAFFTYHCPDTAAELALGAAPALTRAFGDLGGGVADALHHLEADPDHAYFDSVGQIVMDRWSHDRVVLLGDAAWCVTVFAGYGAALALDGADRLGTALVAHGDDIPTALDTWETSLRPEVDKRQALARKGISRFAPPSRTHVWAGELMLRAIQLPGIRGLVRRAIQRANN is encoded by the coding sequence ATGGAAGCTCGCGAGAACGCCGCGCACCATCGCGCCGAGACACCGGGCAGGCGGGCGACGGTCGTCGGCGCCGGTATCGCCGGTTTGGCCACCGCGTTGCGGCTGCATCGGCAAGGCTGGGACGTCGTCGTGGTCGAACGCGCGCCGGCTCGTCGCAGCAGCGGTTACCTGGTGAACCTGCACGGACCCGGATATGACGCGGCCGAGCGGCTCGGGATCGTACCGGCGCTGACTCCGCGTGATATCGGGTTCTTCACCTCGGTCCTCGTCCACGCGGACGGCCGGGAGAAGTTCCGGATACCGGCCGCTGTCGCCGAGGCCGCCGTCGGGAACCGGGCACTGAGCCTGTTCCGGGGCGACTTGGAGTCGGCGCTGTACGGCGCGGTGGCCGACCACGTCGACATCCGCTTCGGCACCACCGTGCAGGCCCTCGCCCAGACCTCCGGCGAAGTCGTGGCCACCCTCAGTGACGGCACCCGCCTGCGATCCGAACTCCTCGTCGGGGCCGATGGCGTGCACTCCCGAGTCCGCGAGCTCGTATTCGGTGCCGAGCCCGAGTATTTCGTGGACCTGGGCCACATGGTCGGCGCTTTTCCGCTGCCGACAGTTCCCGAGCACGTACCGGAAAACGTCGGCACCACCTTCATCGGGCCCGGACGCACGGCCGCGGTGATGAACCTGGGACCGCAACGGTCTTCGGCGTTCTTCACCTACCATTGCCCCGACACTGCCGCCGAACTCGCTCTCGGCGCCGCACCCGCGCTCACCCGAGCGTTCGGAGACCTCGGCGGCGGCGTCGCCGACGCCCTGCACCACCTCGAGGCCGACCCCGACCACGCCTACTTCGACTCGGTCGGCCAGATCGTGATGGACCGCTGGAGTCACGACCGAGTCGTTCTGCTCGGCGACGCGGCATGGTGCGTCACGGTATTCGCCGGCTACGGCGCCGCGCTCGCCCTCGACGGCGCCGACCGGCTCGGCACCGCGCTCGTGGCACACGGCGACGACATTCCCACCGCGCTCGACACCTGGGAGACGTCGTTGCGCCCGGAAGTAGACAAACGACAGGCACTGGCCCGGAAAGGAATCAGCCGATTCGCCCCGCCGTCACGCACACATGTGTGGGCAGGCGAACTGATGCTGCGGGCCATCCAGTTGCCCGGCATCCGCGGCCTGGTCCGACGCGCCATCCAGCGCGCCAACAACTAG